The Sulfurimonas lithotrophica genome includes a region encoding these proteins:
- a CDS encoding GGDEF domain-containing response regulator has translation MVKKRVLILEVNEKNFTSLATVLKRKGYESVSYNEINNLDKEIENIDIVLVNTHITYIDISKIYELVNTEFIVKIPIIFLDNSKESNKELIEKCFSNGASDFIKRPFSSSEILARVDYHYDQFYKLREYKLRVDKLANLATVDQLSKLTSKMHMQAILKHQLNNYNRYKTPTSVLYIGLINVDKIVSICGFEYGEKLIQSFSKKLKALIRESDVVSRWKGSNFMVLLSNTDAKNAENLAKKLNKTLSGIEVMKDTKPVLAFGITEFIEEDWIEEIEQRAVYALKQAKKQEYGRIYTC, from the coding sequence ATGGTAAAAAAAAGGGTTTTAATATTAGAAGTAAATGAAAAAAATTTTACTTCTTTGGCAACGGTTTTAAAGCGAAAAGGCTATGAATCTGTATCTTACAACGAGATAAATAATCTAGATAAAGAAATAGAAAATATTGATATCGTACTGGTTAATACGCATATCACATATATAGACATAAGTAAAATATATGAGCTTGTAAATACAGAATTTATAGTTAAGATTCCAATAATTTTTTTGGATAACTCAAAAGAATCAAATAAAGAACTAATTGAGAAGTGTTTTTCAAACGGGGCAAGTGATTTTATCAAAAGACCGTTTAGCTCCAGTGAAATTTTAGCACGTGTTGATTATCATTACGATCAGTTTTATAAATTACGTGAGTATAAATTAAGGGTTGATAAACTTGCAAACTTAGCAACGGTCGATCAACTCTCAAAGCTAACTTCAAAAATGCATATGCAAGCTATATTAAAGCATCAGTTAAATAATTATAACAGATATAAAACACCCACTTCAGTGTTATATATCGGATTAATAAATGTAGATAAAATAGTAAGTATATGTGGTTTTGAATATGGTGAAAAGTTAATACAATCTTTTTCTAAAAAACTTAAAGCGCTTATAAGAGAATCAGATGTCGTCTCACGCTGGAAAGGTTCAAACTTTATGGTACTGCTTAGCAATACGGATGCAAAAAATGCCGAAAATTTAGCAAAAAAACTAAATAAAACTCTCTCAGGGATTGAAGTTATGAAAGATACAAAGCCTGTTCTTGCATTTGGTATTACTGAGTTTATTGAAGAGGACTGGATAGAGGAGATTGAACAAAGAGCAGTATATGCTCTTAAACAAGCTAAAAAGCAAGAATACGGAAGGATTTATACCTGTTAG